Proteins encoded in a region of the Bubalus bubalis isolate 160015118507 breed Murrah chromosome 9, NDDB_SH_1, whole genome shotgun sequence genome:
- the FGF22 gene encoding fibroblast growth factor 22 isoform X2, whose protein sequence is MRGRLWLGLVWLLLARAPGAAGTPNTPRRPRSYPHLEGDVRWRRLFSSTHFFLLVDPSGRVQGTRWRDNPDSVLEIRSIRVGVVVLKAVHSGFYVAMNRLGRLYGSVPGTHRGERLQHLRVSPLAPPRPAYVPGSGRSGRPEARGPHTATPPVHALPASPGLLSPRVSDAWSEIPGDA, encoded by the exons ATGCGCGGCCGCCTATGGCTGGGCCTGGTGTGGCTTTTGCTGGCACGGGCGCCCGGCGCCGCGGGGACACCAAACACTCCGCGGAGACCGCGCAGCTACCCGCACCTGGAGGGCGACGTGCGTTGGCGGCGTCTCTTCTCTTCCACCCACTTCTTCCTGCTCGTGGACCCCAGCGGCCGCGTGCAAGGCACCCGCTGGCGCGACAACCCTGACA GCGTCCTGGAGATCCGATCCATCCGTGTGGGCGTCGTGGTGCTCAAGGCGGTGCACAGTGGCTTCTACGTGGCCATGAACCGCCTTGGCAGACTCTATGGGTCG GTTCCGGGAACGCATCGAGGAGAACGGCTACAACACCTACGCGTCAGTCCGCTGGCGCCACCAAGGCCGGCCTATGTTCCTGGCTCTGGACGGTCGGGGCGCCCCGAGGCTCGGGGGCCGCACACAGCGACACCACCCGTCCACGCTCTTCCTGCCAGTCCTGGTCTCCTGAGTCCCAGGGTCAGTGACGCCTGGTCCGAGATTCCGGGAGACGCGTGA
- the RNF126 gene encoding E3 ubiquitin-protein ligase RNF126 isoform X3 has translation MAEASPQPGRYFCHCCSVEIVPRLPDYICPRCESGFIEELPEETRSAENGSAPSTASADQSRQQPFENVDQPLFTLPQGYGHFAFGIFDDSFEIPTFPPGAQADDSRDPESRREREQHSRHRIIQQLVNGIITPATIPNLGLGPWGVLHSNPMDYAWGANGLDAIITQLLNQFENTGPPPADKEKIQALPTVPVTEEHVGSGLECPVCKDDYGLGEHVRQLPCNHLFHDGCIVPWLEQHDSCPVCRKSLTGQNTATDPPGLAGVSFSSSSSSSSSSPGNENPASSS, from the exons ATGGCCGAGGCGTCGCCGCAGCCCGGACGGTACTTCTGCCACTGCTGCTCAGTCGAGATCGTGCCGCGCCTGCCG GATTACATCTGCCCAAGATGCGAGTCTGGGTTTATCGAGGAGCTTCCGGAGGAGACCAG GAGTGCAGAGAATGGTTCAGCCCCCTCCACAGCCTCTGCGGACCAGAGCCGGCAGCAACCGTTCGAG AATGTGGACCAGCCCCTGTTCACGCTGCCGCAGGGCTATGGGCACTTTGCTTTCGGCATCTTTGACGACAGCTTCGAGATCCCCACGTTCCCCCCTGGGGCGCAGGCTGATGATAGCAGGGACCCTGAGAGCCGGCGGGAGCGAGAGCAGCACTCCCGGCACCG GATCATCCAGCAGCTGGTCAACGGCATCATCACCCCGGCCACCATCCCCAACCTGGGCCTGGGCCCCTG GGGCGTCCTGCATTCAAACCCGATGGACTACGCCTGGGGGGCCAACGGCCTGGACGCCATCATCACGCAG CTCCTCAATCAGTTTGAAAACACGGGTCCCCCACCCGCAGACAAAGAGAAAATCCAGGCCCTCCCCACCGTGCCCGTGACTGAGGAACATGTTG gctcGGGGCTGGAGTGCCCCGTGTGCAAGGATGACTATGGGCTGGGTGAGCATGTGCGGCAGCTGCCCTGCAACCACCTCTTCCACGATGGCTGCATCGTGCCCTGGCTGGAGCAG CACGACAGCTGCCCCGTCTGCCGAAAAAGCCTCACAGGACAGAACACGGCCACTGACCCCCCGGGCCTGGCTGGGGTgagcttctcctcctcctcctcctcgtcctccagCTCACCTGGCAATGAGAACCCGGCCAGCAGCTCCTGA
- the FGF22 gene encoding fibroblast growth factor 22 isoform X1, translating to MRGRLWLGLVWLLLARAPGAAGTPNTPRRPRSYPHLEGDVRWRRLFSSTHFFLLVDPSGRVQGTRWRDNPDSVLEIRSIRVGVVVLKAVHSGFYVAMNRLGRLYGGSALRTAGSGNASRRTATTPTRQSAGATKAGLCSWLWTVGAPRGSGAAHSDTTRPRSSCQSWSPESQGWTLTHRGSRVILLWTDWAPGCTDAHKEYADHRLLSK from the exons ATGCGCGGCCGCCTATGGCTGGGCCTGGTGTGGCTTTTGCTGGCACGGGCGCCCGGCGCCGCGGGGACACCAAACACTCCGCGGAGACCGCGCAGCTACCCGCACCTGGAGGGCGACGTGCGTTGGCGGCGTCTCTTCTCTTCCACCCACTTCTTCCTGCTCGTGGACCCCAGCGGCCGCGTGCAAGGCACCCGCTGGCGCGACAACCCTGACA GCGTCCTGGAGATCCGATCCATCCGTGTGGGCGTCGTGGTGCTCAAGGCGGTGCACAGTGGCTTCTACGTGGCCATGAACCGCCTTGGCAGACTCTATGG CGGTTCTGCGCTGCGCACTGCAGGTTCCGGGAACGCATCGAGGAGAACGGCTACAACACCTACGCGTCAGTCCGCTGGCGCCACCAAGGCCGGCCTATGTTCCTGGCTCTGGACGGTCGGGGCGCCCCGAGGCTCGGGGGCCGCACACAGCGACACCACCCGTCCACGCTCTTCCTGCCAGTCCTGGTCTCCTGAGTCCCAGG GCTGGACACTCACCCACAGAGGGAGCAGAGTGATCCTGCTGTGGACAGACTGGGCCCCAGGCTGCACCGACGCACACAAGGAATACGCCGACCACCGGCTTCTTTCTAAGTAG
- the FGF22 gene encoding fibroblast growth factor 22 isoform X4 — protein sequence MRGRLWLGLVWLLLARAPGAAGTPNTPRRPRSYPHLEGDVRWRRLFSSTHFFLLVDPSGRVQGTRWRDNPDSVLEIRSIRVGVVVLKAVHSGFYVAMNRLGRLYGSRFCAAHCRFRERIEENGYNTYASVRWRHQGRPMFLALDGRGAPRLGGRTQRHHPSTLFLPVLVS from the exons ATGCGCGGCCGCCTATGGCTGGGCCTGGTGTGGCTTTTGCTGGCACGGGCGCCCGGCGCCGCGGGGACACCAAACACTCCGCGGAGACCGCGCAGCTACCCGCACCTGGAGGGCGACGTGCGTTGGCGGCGTCTCTTCTCTTCCACCCACTTCTTCCTGCTCGTGGACCCCAGCGGCCGCGTGCAAGGCACCCGCTGGCGCGACAACCCTGACA GCGTCCTGGAGATCCGATCCATCCGTGTGGGCGTCGTGGTGCTCAAGGCGGTGCACAGTGGCTTCTACGTGGCCATGAACCGCCTTGGCAGACTCTATGGGTCG CGGTTCTGCGCTGCGCACTGCAGGTTCCGGGAACGCATCGAGGAGAACGGCTACAACACCTACGCGTCAGTCCGCTGGCGCCACCAAGGCCGGCCTATGTTCCTGGCTCTGGACGGTCGGGGCGCCCCGAGGCTCGGGGGCCGCACACAGCGACACCACCCGTCCACGCTCTTCCTGCCAGTCCTGGTCTCCTGA
- the FGF22 gene encoding fibroblast growth factor 22 isoform X3 — protein sequence MRGRLWLGLVWLLLARAPGAAGTPNTPRRPRSYPHLEGDVRWRRLFSSTHFFLLVDPSGRVQGTRWRDNPDSVLEIRSIRVGVVVLKAVHSGFYVAMNRLGRLYGSVPGTHRGERLQHLRVSPLAPPRPAYVPGSGRSGRPEARGPHTATPPVHALPASPGLLSPRAGHSPTEGAE from the exons ATGCGCGGCCGCCTATGGCTGGGCCTGGTGTGGCTTTTGCTGGCACGGGCGCCCGGCGCCGCGGGGACACCAAACACTCCGCGGAGACCGCGCAGCTACCCGCACCTGGAGGGCGACGTGCGTTGGCGGCGTCTCTTCTCTTCCACCCACTTCTTCCTGCTCGTGGACCCCAGCGGCCGCGTGCAAGGCACCCGCTGGCGCGACAACCCTGACA GCGTCCTGGAGATCCGATCCATCCGTGTGGGCGTCGTGGTGCTCAAGGCGGTGCACAGTGGCTTCTACGTGGCCATGAACCGCCTTGGCAGACTCTATGGGTCG GTTCCGGGAACGCATCGAGGAGAACGGCTACAACACCTACGCGTCAGTCCGCTGGCGCCACCAAGGCCGGCCTATGTTCCTGGCTCTGGACGGTCGGGGCGCCCCGAGGCTCGGGGGCCGCACACAGCGACACCACCCGTCCACGCTCTTCCTGCCAGTCCTGGTCTCCTGAGTCCCAGG GCTGGACACTCACCCACAGAGGGAGCAGAGTGA
- the RNF126 gene encoding E3 ubiquitin-protein ligase RNF126 isoform X1, with protein MAEASPQPGRYFCHCCSVEIVPRLPDYICPRCESGFIEELPEETRSAENGSAPSTASADQSRQQPFENVDQPLFTLPQGYGHFAFGIFDDSFEIPTFPPGAQADDSRDPESRREREQHSRHRYGARQPRARLTARRATGRHEGVPTLEGIIQQLVNGIITPATIPNLGLGPWGVLHSNPMDYAWGANGLDAIITQLLNQFENTGPPPADKEKIQALPTVPVTEEHVGSGLECPVCKDDYGLGEHVRQLPCNHLFHDGCIVPWLEQHDSCPVCRKSLTGQNTATDPPGLAGVSFSSSSSSSSSSPGNENPASSS; from the exons ATGGCCGAGGCGTCGCCGCAGCCCGGACGGTACTTCTGCCACTGCTGCTCAGTCGAGATCGTGCCGCGCCTGCCG GATTACATCTGCCCAAGATGCGAGTCTGGGTTTATCGAGGAGCTTCCGGAGGAGACCAG GAGTGCAGAGAATGGTTCAGCCCCCTCCACAGCCTCTGCGGACCAGAGCCGGCAGCAACCGTTCGAG AATGTGGACCAGCCCCTGTTCACGCTGCCGCAGGGCTATGGGCACTTTGCTTTCGGCATCTTTGACGACAGCTTCGAGATCCCCACGTTCCCCCCTGGGGCGCAGGCTGATGATAGCAGGGACCCTGAGAGCCGGCGGGAGCGAGAGCAGCACTCCCGGCACCGGTACGGCGCCCGGCAGCCCCGCGCCCGCCTCACCGCGCGGCGGGCCACCGGCCGGCATGAAGGCGTCCCCACGCTGGAAGG GATCATCCAGCAGCTGGTCAACGGCATCATCACCCCGGCCACCATCCCCAACCTGGGCCTGGGCCCCTG GGGCGTCCTGCATTCAAACCCGATGGACTACGCCTGGGGGGCCAACGGCCTGGACGCCATCATCACGCAG CTCCTCAATCAGTTTGAAAACACGGGTCCCCCACCCGCAGACAAAGAGAAAATCCAGGCCCTCCCCACCGTGCCCGTGACTGAGGAACATGTTG gctcGGGGCTGGAGTGCCCCGTGTGCAAGGATGACTATGGGCTGGGTGAGCATGTGCGGCAGCTGCCCTGCAACCACCTCTTCCACGATGGCTGCATCGTGCCCTGGCTGGAGCAG CACGACAGCTGCCCCGTCTGCCGAAAAAGCCTCACAGGACAGAACACGGCCACTGACCCCCCGGGCCTGGCTGGGGTgagcttctcctcctcctcctcctcgtcctccagCTCACCTGGCAATGAGAACCCGGCCAGCAGCTCCTGA
- the FSTL3 gene encoding follistatin-related protein 3 encodes MRPRAPGPLWPLPWGALAWAVGFVGSLGSGDPAPGGVCWLQQGREATCSLVLKTDVSQAECCASGNIDTAWSNFTHPGNKISLLGFLGLVHCLPCKDSCEGVECGPGKACRMLGGRPRCECAPDCTGLPARLQVCGSDGATYRDECELRAARCRGHPDLRVMYRGRCRKSCAHVVCLRPQSCVVDQTGSAHCVVCRAAPCPAPSSPGQELCGNNNVTYLSSCHLRQATCFLGRSIGVRHPGSCAGTPEPLDPESEEEEENFV; translated from the exons ATGCGTCCCCGGGCGCCGGGGCCACTATGGCCGCTGCCCTGGGGGGCCCTGGCATGGGCCGTGGGCTTCGTGGGCTCCCTGGGTTCGGGGGACCCCGCGCCGG GTGGTGTCTGCTGGCTCCAGCAGGGCCGAGAGGCCACCTGCAGCCTGGTGCTGAAGACGGATGTGAGCCAGGCTGAATGCTGTGCCTCTGGCAACATCGACACCGCCTGGTCCAACTTCACCCACCCGGGGAACAAGATCAGCCTCCTGGGCTTCCTAGGCCTCGTCCACTGCCTCCCCTGCAAAG attcGTGCGAGGGCGTGGAGTGCGGCCCCGGCAAGGCCTGCCGCATGCTGGGGGGCCGTCCGCGCTGCGAGTGCGCGCCCGATTGCACCGGGCTCCCGGCGCGCCTGCAGGTCTGCGGCTCTGACGGCGCCACCTACCGCGACGAGTGCGAGCTGCGCGCCGCGCGCTGTCGCGGCCACCCGGACCTGCGCGTGATGTACCGGGGTCGCTGCCGCA AATCTTGCGCCCACGTGGTTTGCCTGCGGCCACAGTCGTGTGTGGTGGACCAGACCGGCAGCGCGCACTGCGTGGTGTGTCGCGCGGCGCCCTGCCCCGCACCATCCAGCCCCGGCCAGGAACTCTGTGGCAACAACAACGTCACCTACCTGTCCTCCTGCCATCTCCGCCAGGCCACCTGCTTCCTGGGCCGCTCCATCGGCGTGCGCCACCCGGGCAGCTGTGCAG GCACCCCCGAGCCGTTAGATCCTGAgtccgaggaggaggaggagaacttTGTGTGA
- the RNF126 gene encoding E3 ubiquitin-protein ligase RNF126 isoform X2, producing MAEASPQPGRYFCHCCSVEIVPRLPDYICPRCESGFIEELPEETRSAENGSAPSTASADQSRQQPFEGYGHFAFGIFDDSFEIPTFPPGAQADDSRDPESRREREQHSRHRYGARQPRARLTARRATGRHEGVPTLEGIIQQLVNGIITPATIPNLGLGPWGVLHSNPMDYAWGANGLDAIITQLLNQFENTGPPPADKEKIQALPTVPVTEEHVGSGLECPVCKDDYGLGEHVRQLPCNHLFHDGCIVPWLEQHDSCPVCRKSLTGQNTATDPPGLAGVSFSSSSSSSSSSPGNENPASSS from the exons ATGGCCGAGGCGTCGCCGCAGCCCGGACGGTACTTCTGCCACTGCTGCTCAGTCGAGATCGTGCCGCGCCTGCCG GATTACATCTGCCCAAGATGCGAGTCTGGGTTTATCGAGGAGCTTCCGGAGGAGACCAG GAGTGCAGAGAATGGTTCAGCCCCCTCCACAGCCTCTGCGGACCAGAGCCGGCAGCAACCGTTCGAG GGCTATGGGCACTTTGCTTTCGGCATCTTTGACGACAGCTTCGAGATCCCCACGTTCCCCCCTGGGGCGCAGGCTGATGATAGCAGGGACCCTGAGAGCCGGCGGGAGCGAGAGCAGCACTCCCGGCACCGGTACGGCGCCCGGCAGCCCCGCGCCCGCCTCACCGCGCGGCGGGCCACCGGCCGGCATGAAGGCGTCCCCACGCTGGAAGG GATCATCCAGCAGCTGGTCAACGGCATCATCACCCCGGCCACCATCCCCAACCTGGGCCTGGGCCCCTG GGGCGTCCTGCATTCAAACCCGATGGACTACGCCTGGGGGGCCAACGGCCTGGACGCCATCATCACGCAG CTCCTCAATCAGTTTGAAAACACGGGTCCCCCACCCGCAGACAAAGAGAAAATCCAGGCCCTCCCCACCGTGCCCGTGACTGAGGAACATGTTG gctcGGGGCTGGAGTGCCCCGTGTGCAAGGATGACTATGGGCTGGGTGAGCATGTGCGGCAGCTGCCCTGCAACCACCTCTTCCACGATGGCTGCATCGTGCCCTGGCTGGAGCAG CACGACAGCTGCCCCGTCTGCCGAAAAAGCCTCACAGGACAGAACACGGCCACTGACCCCCCGGGCCTGGCTGGGGTgagcttctcctcctcctcctcctcgtcctccagCTCACCTGGCAATGAGAACCCGGCCAGCAGCTCCTGA
- the RNF126 gene encoding E3 ubiquitin-protein ligase RNF126 isoform X4: MVQPPPQPLRTRAGSNRSRMWTSPCSRCRRAMGTLLSASLTTASRSPRSPLGRRLMIAGTLRAGGSESSTPGTGTAPGSPAPASPRGGPPAGMKASPRWKGSSSSWSTASSPRPPSPTWAWAPGEGVLHSNPMDYAWGANGLDAIITQLLNQFENTGPPPADKEKIQALPTVPVTEEHVGSGLECPVCKDDYGLGEHVRQLPCNHLFHDGCIVPWLEQHDSCPVCRKSLTGQNTATDPPGLAGVSFSSSSSSSSSSPGNENPASSS; encoded by the exons ATGGTTCAGCCCCCTCCACAGCCTCTGCGGACCAGAGCCGGCAGCAACCGTTCGAG AATGTGGACCAGCCCCTGTTCACGCTGCCGCAGGGCTATGGGCACTTTGCTTTCGGCATCTTTGACGACAGCTTCGAGATCCCCACGTTCCCCCCTGGGGCGCAGGCTGATGATAGCAGGGACCCTGAGAGCCGGCGGGAGCGAGAGCAGCACTCCCGGCACCGGTACGGCGCCCGGCAGCCCCGCGCCCGCCTCACCGCGCGGCGGGCCACCGGCCGGCATGAAGGCGTCCCCACGCTGGAAGG GATCATCCAGCAGCTGGTCAACGGCATCATCACCCCGGCCACCATCCCCAACCTGGGCCTGGGCCCCTGGTGA GGGCGTCCTGCATTCAAACCCGATGGACTACGCCTGGGGGGCCAACGGCCTGGACGCCATCATCACGCAG CTCCTCAATCAGTTTGAAAACACGGGTCCCCCACCCGCAGACAAAGAGAAAATCCAGGCCCTCCCCACCGTGCCCGTGACTGAGGAACATGTTG gctcGGGGCTGGAGTGCCCCGTGTGCAAGGATGACTATGGGCTGGGTGAGCATGTGCGGCAGCTGCCCTGCAACCACCTCTTCCACGATGGCTGCATCGTGCCCTGGCTGGAGCAG CACGACAGCTGCCCCGTCTGCCGAAAAAGCCTCACAGGACAGAACACGGCCACTGACCCCCCGGGCCTGGCTGGGGTgagcttctcctcctcctcctcctcgtcctccagCTCACCTGGCAATGAGAACCCGGCCAGCAGCTCCTGA